The following proteins are encoded in a genomic region of Deinococcus cellulosilyticus NBRC 106333 = KACC 11606:
- a CDS encoding helix-turn-helix domain-containing protein has translation MKEQQAKQDFMAWLKSQIPDTAEMHAIAQEESERIGLALALKKSIDAEGHNQKALAEQMGVAQAVISK, from the coding sequence ATGAAAGAGCAACAAGCCAAACAGGATTTTATGGCATGGCTGAAGTCTCAGATTCCAGACACCGCTGAAATGCACGCCATCGCTCAGGAAGAATCAGAACGCATTGGACTGGCTTTGGCCCTCAAGAAGTCCATAGACGCTGAAGGACACAACCAGAAAGCCCTTGCAGAGCAGATGGGCGTGGCTCAGGCAGTGATCAGCAAATAG
- a CDS encoding protein kinase domain-containing protein: MICPNPNCLLETPAFPCVNCGHNPNASQPPATPPHGICAKCGGPTPSYPCVNCAYRPAAGSATQTPALNIMLLNRYRLEKILAVGGMGRVYKGTDTLFGRPCAIKEILPSSDPEEQKHALKMFEQEAALLAGLHHTHIVTLLDFFVERGNAYLVMELCSGGDLSGIRMPISEIEALNLSVQIASALSKLHQNSIVYKDMKPANVLLRDNGQAVLADFGISRVFNPTKARDTQRFVSKGYAPPEQYAESIQTQPSADIYAFGATLYHLLTGTAPETWIREVFVEFPRLRKLRPDLRDDFIAVIEKCVQNKMSDRFQSGSELLDALMPLKRRWEAALCKCGHQNLPDSLKCTRCGSSLLKPTAFEAHFPHRLNLSLQKMPQKIWEITLGKTRGMPVLHDGLIQVVTEQGQWVTVDLQGQVVQSRYVPPSKSTPVVTVRGPVLGTEQGLLLPEGRVLEHHVFFAPPLAGQEIYALSYAGVLFKLNLEGQILWQSSLGGQGIGTPVLAGSRVLVTLREGRVISVDAITGAWQWNTQLSHPIFGMPVVLGDQVYVLDHLGNLNLLHLHSGARRSSLPIVGKNYNMPHQTAAGWAFADHSGQVVMMDAGLNLRWTRHLNATVVAAPVVAGGLVLVADEKGQVDGLDVASGQTRFVLQHQERIIVPPICDGNTLITLTQGGILSCFVG; this comes from the coding sequence ATGATCTGTCCCAATCCCAACTGCCTGCTGGAGACCCCTGCTTTTCCCTGCGTGAATTGCGGTCACAACCCCAACGCATCTCAACCACCTGCCACACCACCCCATGGGATCTGTGCGAAGTGTGGAGGACCCACCCCCTCTTATCCCTGCGTGAACTGTGCATACCGTCCTGCTGCTGGCAGCGCCACCCAGACCCCGGCCCTGAACATCATGCTGCTGAACCGTTACCGTCTGGAGAAAATCCTGGCGGTGGGAGGGATGGGAAGGGTTTACAAAGGAACCGACACCCTGTTTGGCAGGCCTTGCGCCATCAAGGAAATTCTGCCTTCCAGCGATCCAGAGGAGCAGAAGCATGCCCTGAAGATGTTCGAGCAGGAGGCGGCACTGCTTGCCGGGCTGCACCACACCCACATCGTCACCCTGCTGGATTTCTTTGTGGAACGTGGCAACGCCTATCTGGTGATGGAACTGTGTTCTGGAGGGGACCTCAGCGGAATCAGGATGCCCATCAGTGAAATTGAAGCGCTGAACCTGAGCGTGCAGATCGCCAGTGCCCTCTCAAAGCTGCACCAGAACAGCATCGTCTACAAGGACATGAAACCTGCAAATGTGCTCTTACGGGACAACGGACAGGCGGTGCTTGCAGACTTCGGGATTTCGCGGGTGTTCAATCCCACCAAGGCCAGGGACACCCAGCGCTTCGTGAGCAAGGGATACGCCCCACCAGAGCAGTACGCCGAGAGCATCCAGACGCAGCCCTCTGCAGACATTTATGCTTTTGGAGCCACCCTATACCACCTGCTGACCGGGACAGCTCCCGAAACCTGGATTCGTGAGGTCTTCGTGGAGTTTCCACGTTTGCGAAAGCTCAGACCAGACCTCCGGGATGATTTCATTGCAGTGATTGAGAAGTGCGTGCAGAACAAAATGTCGGACCGTTTCCAGAGTGGCAGTGAACTTTTAGATGCCCTGATGCCCCTAAAGCGCAGATGGGAAGCTGCCCTGTGCAAGTGCGGTCACCAGAACCTGCCAGACAGTCTGAAGTGCACAAGATGCGGAAGCAGCCTGTTGAAACCCACTGCATTTGAAGCCCACTTTCCACACCGCCTGAACCTGAGCCTCCAGAAAATGCCCCAGAAAATCTGGGAGATCACCCTCGGAAAAACCAGGGGCATGCCTGTGCTGCACGATGGTCTCATTCAGGTGGTCACCGAACAGGGACAGTGGGTGACTGTGGATTTGCAGGGGCAGGTGGTTCAGAGCAGATACGTGCCTCCCTCCAAGAGCACTCCTGTGGTCACAGTCCGTGGTCCTGTCCTTGGCACTGAACAGGGACTCTTGCTCCCTGAGGGACGGGTTCTGGAGCACCATGTGTTTTTTGCACCTCCACTCGCCGGTCAGGAAATTTACGCCCTGAGTTACGCAGGGGTTCTCTTCAAACTCAACCTTGAAGGGCAAATCCTGTGGCAGAGCTCGCTGGGTGGACAGGGCATCGGCACACCAGTCCTTGCTGGGAGCCGTGTGCTCGTGACCCTCAGAGAAGGCCGGGTGATCTCTGTGGATGCCATCACAGGAGCATGGCAGTGGAACACCCAGCTCAGCCACCCCATTTTTGGGATGCCCGTGGTGCTTGGGGATCAGGTGTACGTGCTGGACCACCTGGGGAACCTGAACCTGCTCCACCTGCACTCTGGAGCACGCCGTTCCAGCCTCCCCATCGTGGGCAAGAATTACAACATGCCCCATCAGACAGCAGCAGGGTGGGCTTTTGCAGATCACAGTGGGCAGGTGGTCATGATGGATGCTGGCCTCAACCTCAGATGGACCCGGCACCTGAATGCCACCGTGGTGGCCGCCCCTGTCGTGGCAGGTGGACTGGTGCTTGTTGCTGATGAAAAGGGTCAGGTGGATGGGCTGGATGTGGCCTCAGGACAGACCCGTTTTGTGCTGCAGCATCAGGAACGAATCATCGTGCCGCCCATCTGCGATGGGAACACCCTCATCACCCTGACCCAGGGCGGGATTCTGAGTTGTTTTGTGGGATGA